The DNA segment AGGATCGCCGATGCCGGCCACTCGCCGAACCAGAACCAGCCGATGGCGATGGCCCACAGCATGGACGAATAGTCGAAGGGCGCGATCAGCGAGGCGTCGCCATAGCGGTAGGCCTGGACGATCAGGATCTGGCCGAGGCCGCCGAGGATGCCGATGACGAACAGCAGCAGCGCGTCCTGCGGGGTGGGAATGGTCCAGCCGAGCGCGATGGTCGACAGGCCGAGCAGGCTCGTCAGCAGCATGAAGTAGAAGACGATGGCGCCGGTCTGCTCGGTCTGGGTCAGAAGCCGCACCTCGACCGCGGCGAAGGCGGAGAAGAAGGCACCGGCGAGCGCGAGCGCGGCTCCGATCGCGGCATTGCCGCCGATCGGACCGCCCACGCCCAGATGCGGCGAGAGCATGATGAGCACGCCGGCGAAGCCGATCGTCACCGCGCTCCAGCGATAGATCCGCACCCGCTCCTTGAGCACCAGCGCGGCGAGGACGACCACCACCAGCGGTGCGGTGTAGCCGATCGCGACGGCTTCCGAGAGCGGCAGGAACTGCAGGGCTGTGAAGCCGGCGAACATGCTCGACGCGCCCGTGATGCCGCGCTTGAGATGACTGCGCAGGTTCCTGGTCTTCAGCGCCGCGGGCAATTCGGCGCGCCAGGCGAGCCAGATCAGCAGGGGGATCAGCGCGAAAAAGGAGCGGGCGAAGACGATCTCACCGATCGGGTAGCGTGTCGAGACCGACTTGATGGCCGCCGCCATCACCGTGAGGAAAAGTGCTGAAAGCAGCTTGAGGAAGACGCCGAGGAGAGGAGACAACGGAGCGCGCGGCCGGAGGGCTGGAGTGGCTTCGGGTGAAACCGTTTCCTCCTTAGATCACGGCTGAGCGGGGATGCGAAGCGTGAACGCCGCAACCCGGCTAGGCGATGGGCGGGAGGCGCGGAGGCTTGCCGCGGCGGCGGGCGTCACAGCCGGCGCGAGCGGGCGTGGCGCGGAAGCGTGCGGGCGGTGGCGGCGCCCGCCGGCTTGAGCTCGGCGCGGAAGCCGTCGCGCCGTTCATGGACCGAGGCGATGACGAGGCCCATCGGCACGCCGAGCCCGACCAGCGCCGCTTCCGAGAGTTGCAGGCTCGCCTCGATCGTCTCCGGCACCGCGTCGTTCACCCCGATCTCGTAGAGGTGGCGGGCATGGGCGGCGTCGCGGGCGCGGGCGACGATGACGAG comes from the Bosea sp. (in: a-proteobacteria) genome and includes:
- a CDS encoding DMT family transporter, which gives rise to MSPLLGVFLKLLSALFLTVMAAAIKSVSTRYPIGEIVFARSFFALIPLLIWLAWRAELPAALKTRNLRSHLKRGITGASSMFAGFTALQFLPLSEAVAIGYTAPLVVVVLAALVLKERVRIYRWSAVTIGFAGVLIMLSPHLGVGGPIGGNAAIGAALALAGAFFSAFAAVEVRLLTQTEQTGAIVFYFMLLTSLLGLSTIALGWTIPTPQDALLLFVIGILGGLGQILIVQAYRYGDASLIAPFDYSSMLWAIAIGWFWFGEWPASAILIGAAIVMASGIYVILREHQLGLARRAQREVDSSRMS